A segment of the Corynebacterium liangguodongii genome:
TAGCGAGATGTCGATGCGGTCGCGCAGGGGTCCGGAGATGTTGCGCAGGTGATTCGCTCTCTGTGAGGGGGTGCAGCGGCACGCGTCGGCCCGCTCCGCCCCGCAGCGGCACGGGTTGGCCGCCAAAATCAGCTGAAAGCCGGCAGGGTAGACCACCTCCCGGCGGGCCCGGGTGAGCACGACCTGCCTGCGCTCCAAGGGGATGCGCAGCGCGTCAAGGGTGGACGCGCTCGCCTCGCTGGCCTCGTCGAGGAACAACACCCCGTGGTGGGCGAGGCTCACCGCCCCCGGGCGCGGGTGGCCCGAGCCCCCGCCGATGAGCGCGGCACGGGTGAGCGAGGGGTGCGGGGAGACGAACGGGCGGGTGGCCACCACCTCTCCTGCTGACACGCCGGCCAACGAATGGATGGCGGTGGCCTCCACCGTCTCCTCCAACGTCATGGGCGGCAGGATGGAGGGAAGGCGCTCGGCCAACATCGATTTTCCGGAGCCGGGCGGGCCGATCATGAAGACGTGGTGGCCGCCTGCCGCGGCGACCTCGAGGGCGTGCTTGGCCTCCTTTTGCCCGGCGACGTCGCGGAAGTCCGGCAGGTCGCGCCCCTGCGGCGGGGCCTTCTGCGCGGCCGGGGAGAGCTCGCGGGTGCCGAGGGCCCACGACCAGACGTCGACAAGCGAATCGGCGACGAGGATGCGGCCGCGGCCCACCAGCGCGGCTTCGGCCTCGTTGGCGCGGGGGACGATGATGGTGGAGAAGCCGGGCGCGGCGAGCATGGGCAAGATCCCCTCGACCCGGCGCAGCGCCCCGCCCAGGCCGAGCTCGCCGAGCAGGAGCGTCTTTTCGAGCGCCGCGCGCGCCCGTGGCTCTAGGCTGGCGAGCACGGCAATCGCAATGGGCAGGTCGAAGTGCGAGCCGGACTTGGGCAGGTGCGCCGGGGAGAGCGAGACCATGATTTTCGTGCGCGGCCACGGCAGCGTGGCGTTGGCCACGGCGGTGCGGATGCGCTCGCGCGATTCCTTCACCGCGGCATCCCCCAGCCCCACGACGTGCATGCCGGGAAGTCCGGGGCCGACGTTGGCCTCAACCCGCACGACCTGTGCGCCCACCCCGTCGATGGCGGCGGCGAACGTGCTAGCAAGCGCCATCTTCCACCCCCGGGAAGATGCGGATCTCCTTGCCCGTGCTGGTGACTAAGACCTCGGCGACGTCGAAACGCGCGGGAGCGAAGGGTTTTCCTTCCAGCCACTCCACCGCGCAGCGGCGCATCGTGGCCAGCTTCTTCGGCGTAACCGCCTCAGCGGTGCCGAAGCGACGGCCGCGGCGGGTCTTGACCTCCAGGAACACGTAGGTGCCGTCGAAGGCCCGCAGGATGACATCGATCTCGCCGGAGCGAGTGCGAACCCCGTAGTCGATGAGCTCGTAGCCGAGCCCGACGTAGACCCCGGCGGCGAACCCCTCGCCCTCGGCGCCCAGCATTTTCTGTGATGCGTAGCGCGTGTGCGCCATGCCTCCCCCCTCCAATAAAGCAACGATCCTTGTGCCTTATTGGACTGGCGCGGGTGCTCGCCGGTTCCCTGGGCAGGGGTGGCGTGGTCACTGAAGTGGGCACGCCCCGATTGATAAATTGATAAAACCCGGGGCGTGAGACTCCCCTAGGCCTCCGGGAAGGTGATGTCGGGCTTGTCCAGCTCCTCGATGTTGACGTCCTTGTACGTGATCACCCGGACGTAGCGCACAAAGCGCACGGCGCGGTACATGTCCCACACCCAGCAATCCGACATGCGCACCTCGTAGTAGACGTCCTTGCCCTCCGTGTGCGGGATGAGCTCGACGGCATTCGCAAGGTAGAAACGGCGGTCCGTCTCCACCACGTAGGAGAACTGGCTGACCACATCGCGGTACTCGCGGTAGAGGGAGAGCTCAACCTCTGCCTCGTAGTTGTCCAGATCTTCAGCGCTCATTTATGACCTCAAATACTGCTCGTGGGCAAGTCTGACGTTGGCATAACTATAACGATGCTCACGGCTCGCACCGTGGCGGCGCACCGCAGCCATGTGCGCCGCCGTGCCGTAGCCCTTGTGCTTCTCCACCCCATAGCCGGGATAGGTCTCGGCCATCTCGACGACGAGCCGGTCGCGCGAGACCTTTGCCAGCACGCTCGCGGCGGCGATGCAGCGCGCGGTGTAATCCCCGCCGATGATGGGCAGCTGCGGGCAGGTGAGCCCGGGGGTGGTGAAGGCGTCGACAAGCACGTAGCCAGGAGCGAGCTTCAGCTTGGCGACGGCCCTCCTCGCCCCGCCCAGATTCGCCGCCTGAATGCCCCGCCGATCGATCTCGGCGGCCGGGACGTGGACGACGGAAAAGGCCAACGCGACGGAGCAAATCGCCTCGAAGAGCTCCTCGCGCCGGCGCGGGGTGAGGCGCTTGGAATCGGTCAGCCCCTCGAGGTCCTTCAGCGGGCGCGGGGGAAGCACGCACGCCGCTATGGTCACCGGGCCGAAGCACGCCCCGCGCCCGGCCTCGTCGACGCCCGCCACCGGGCCGAGACCTGCCTTGTCGAGGGCGACCTCGTAGGTGCGGAGCTGCTTGAGCCGGCGCACCTAAGCCTGAGAGCCCTGGATGTCCGGATCCGCCACCCCGCCCGCGCGGCCCAGCGGGAAGACGATCGCGGCGACCTTGCCGCGCAGGTTTTCCTTCGGGATCGTGCCCTGGAGCGGATCGCCCATGTGCGCGCGGGAATCGAGGGAGTTGGTGCGGTTATCGCCCATCATGAAGTAGTGCCCCTCCGGCACCGTGACCGGGCCGAAGTAGGCCCCGCCGCAGGCCTGCGAACCGGTGAGCGGGTCGATCGGGTTCTCCGGCGGCTGCAGAGTATACGACTGCTCGATCGGCCTGCCGTCTACCATGACGGCCGGGTCCCCCTCCTGGCAGGAGACGGTCTGCCCGCCCGTGGCGATAATGCGCTTGACCAGGTTATTCTCATCCGGCGGGACGAGGCCGACCCAGGAGCCGACGGTTTGCAGCCCCGCGACGAGCGGGTTGTCGGAACGGTTGGAGACGTAACTGGCGTTCCACGAGTCCGTGCCCTTAAACACCACGACGTCCCCGGGTTCCGGGTCGGAGAAGTAGTAGCTGACCTTCTCCACCGCCACGCGATCCCCGGAGCCGTGGAACCCGTGTAGTGTCGGCTCCATCGAGCCGGAGGGGATGACATACATCCGCCCGATGAAGGTCTGGATGATAAAGATGAAGAACAGCGTCAGCGCGATGACGACCGGGATCTCGATGTACCAGGGCATCTCTTTTTTCTCTTCGCGCTGCGTGTCGACGTCTAAGCGCTCGCTCCTCGTAGTCACTCGCCTCACTCTAGCACCACGGAACGCGAAACCCCGCCCGACCCAGATGAGGTCGAGCGGGGTTGAGCGGCGCGCGGGCAGGAACTAGCGGCGTTCCTTGATGCGGGCGGCCTTGCCGCGGAGGTTGCGCATGTAGTAGAGCTTGGCGCGGCGCACGTCACCCTTGCGCAGCACCTCGATCTTCTCAATGTTGGGCGAGTGCACCGGGAAGGTACGCTCGACACCGATGCCGAAGGAGACCTTGCGCACGGTGAAGGTCTCGCGGATTCCGGAGCCCTGGCGGCGCAGGACGAAGCCCTCGAAGAGCTGGGTACGGGTGACGCTGCCCTCGATAACCTTCACGTGCACGCCGAGGGTATCGCCCGGGCGGAAATCGGGGATGTCGTCGCGCAGCTGGCCTGCGTCAACAAGATCAATGATGCCGTTGCTCATAGAAGCAATCCTTTACGTGTTCGGACAGAGGACCCTAGCGGCTTCTCCCTGGTCAGGGCGCTCGGCTGGTTCGTGTCGCCGTCAATAACTGTGAAAACCTTACACGCCGGGGCGCCGCGCTCCAAATCCCGCCTCCTTGAGCGCCTGCGCCATCGCCCCGCCCGGCTCGGGGCGTTTCTTCTTCCCTGGCTTGCCACTGCCCCCGCCCGGCTTGTTGTCGCGGCGCGCAGGCTTGCGGGCCTGGGCGTCGAGACGCAGCGAAAGGCCTATCCGGTGGCGCTGGGTGTCGACGTCGACCACGCGCACCTTCACCACGTCGCCCGAGCGCACGACCTCGCGGGGGTCGGAGACGAACCTCTCGCTCATCTCGGAGACGTGGACGAGCCCATCGTGGTGCACCCCGATATCGACGAAGGCCCCGAAGGCGGCAACGTTGGTGACCGTACCCTCCAGGATCATGCCGGGGGTGAGATCCGAGACCTCGTTGATGCCTTCCTTAAACGCCGCCGTCTTAAACTCGGGGCGCGGGTCGCGGCCCGGCTTGTCCAGCTCGGCGATGATGTCGGTAACGGTAGGAACGCCGAAGATCTCGGTGGCGAAGTCGGCCGGGTCGAGGCCGCGCAGGACTGCCGCATTGCCAATGAGCTCCCGCGCCCCGAGGCCCGTGGCGGAGGCGATCCGCTCGACAACCTCGTAGGCCTCGGGGTGGACCGCCGAGGCGTCGAGCGGGTTGAGCCCGCCGCGAATGCGCAAAAATCCCGCCGCCTGCTCGAAGGCCTTCGGCCCGAGCCTGGGCACCTTGCCCAGCTCCTTGCGCGAGGTAAAGGCGCCGTGGGCGTCGCGGTAGTCCACGATGTTTCTCGCCAGGGTCGGGGTGATGCCGGCGACGCGCTCGAGAAGCGGCACCGAGGCCGTATTGAGGTCCACTCCGACTGCGTTGACGGCATCTTCGACCACGGCGTCGAGCGCGGTGGCCAGCGCGTGCTGGTCCACGTCGTGCTGGTACTGGCCCACCCCGATCGACTTCGGGTCGACCTTGACCAGCTCGGCGAGCGGGTCTTGCAGGCGCCTGCCGATGGAGACGGCCGAGCGCAGCGAGACGTCTAGCTCGGGGAACTCGGCCGCCGCGAGCTCGGAGGCGGAATAGACCGAAGCTCCCGATTCGGAGACGGTCACGGGCGTCGGCCGCCTCGCCCCTCCGGCTGCCACGCGATCGGCGACCTCGCCGGCGAGCTTGTCGGTCTCGCGGCTGGCGGTGCCGTTGCCCACGGCGATGAGCTCGACGTCATGGGCGGCGGCGAGCTGCGCAAGCGTATCGACGCCCTCCTCCCACCGCCCCTGCGGCTTGTGCGGGTAGATCACCACCGTGTCCACCACCTTGCCCGTGGAATCAACCACCGCACACTTGACCCCGTTGCGGTACCCCGGGTCGAGCGCGAGGGTGGCCCGCTCACCTGCCGGTGCGGCGAGCAGGACGTCGCGAAGGTTGTTGCTAAAGACCTCCAGCGCACCGGCGTCCGCCTTCTCCTTGAGCCGCATCCGGGTATCCAGCGTCGCCGAGACCTTTAGCTTGGTGCGCCACGCCCAGCCCACGGCCTTGGCCAACCAGGCCGAATCCTGCAACGGCAGGCCGCGACGCGCGGCGATCGTTCCGGTGTAGAGCTCGTCTTCGCCCGGGTCGAAGTCGAGGGCAAGCACGCCCTCGGACTCGCCGCGCAAAAGCGCGAGGATGCGGTGGCTTGGCAGGCTGTCGAAGGGCTCGGAGAAGTCGAAGTAGTCCTTGAAGTTCGCCCCCTCGGATTCTTTTCCTTCCACCACGCCTGCGCGCATCGTCCCGGAGCGGTAGAAGCGCTCGCGGACCTCGCCGACCAGGTCGGCGTCTAAGGCGATGTCGTCGGCAAGGATCGCGCGCGCGCCGTCGAGGGCCGCCTTGGTATCCGCGTAGCCGTCGGTGATGAACCTCTGCGCTGCGGCCTCGGGGTCGGTCGACGGGGCGTCGATAAGCAGCTGCGTCAGCTCGCCCAGCCCCGCCTCGCGCGCGGCATCCGCCTTGGTTTTGCGGCGCTTTTTGTAGGGCAGATAGAGGTCTTCGAGGCGCGCCTTGGTCTCGGCCCGGAGGATCGCCGCGCGCAGCTCGTCGGTGAGCGCGCCTTGTTCCTCGATGGCGGAAAGGATCGCCTCGCGGCGCTGCTCCAGCTCAACGAGGTAGGCGTGGCGCTGCTCGATGTGACGCAGCTGGTTATCGTCGAGCCCGCCGGTGGCCTCCTTGCGGTAGCGGGAGATAAACGGCACGGTGTTGCCTTCGGCGAGCAATTGCAGCGCTGTGCCCACCTGGGCGGGGCGGACGGAGAGTTCTGTCGCGATCGTGGCTGCGAAATCAGTCATTCGCGCGATTCTAGCGTGCCTCCAGCTTCTCGACGACCACTTGCAGCTCCCCCTGGCCCGTATCCGTCCTGCCGACCACGCGCACGTGCCCCTCGGCCGTCCGCTCGATCCCCGCGACCTCCACTCCGGCGGCGCGAAACGCCCTGCGCACAGCCTTGTTGTCCGCTCGGGTGTCGAGGGTGAGCTCGATGTCGCGGGCGTTGAGCGCGAATAAGTCCTCGGGGCTCAGCTCCGCGCTCTCAAAAAGCTCGGGGCGGACCATTTTCGTGCGCAGCAGCGACTGCTCGCGGCGCCAGCGCTCGATCTTGCCGTGGTCGCCGCTGGTGAGCACCTCCGGGGCGGCGATGCCCCGCCACACCCGGGGCGTGGTGTAGGCCGGCCCCTCGAGCAGCCCGTCGGAGAAGGAGTCCTCCTCGTGGCTCTCCGTGTTGCCCAGCACCCCGGGGACGAGCCTGGTCACGGCCTCGGCAATGACGAGGGCGGCCACCTCCCCGCCGATGAGCACGTAGTCGCCGATGGAGACTTCGCGCACCCGGTACCGGTTTCCGGCGTCCTCGAACACCCGCTGGTCAATGCCCTCGTAGCGCCCGCACGCGATGACGATGTGTTCCTCGCGCGACCACGCGCGAGCGTCAGCCTGGGTGAACGGCGCACCGGCCGGGGTGGGCACGAGGAGGAGCGGGCGCGAGCGGTCCGCCTCCGCCGCCTCGTAGGGGCGAGGAGCAATCTTTGCGACGTCATCGTGGCGCGCCTTGTCGTTGCGGTGCGGCGCCGCCGACTCGAGGTCGTACCCTGCCCGGCCCGCGGCGACGTCATCGAGCGCCGGCCCCCACACCTCGGGCTTCATCACCATGCCGGGACCGCCGCCGAGCGGGGGCGCATCCACAGATTTGTGGTTGCCTGTCGCCCAGTCCCGCAGGTTGTGGATGCCGACGCTAAGAATGCCCTGCTCAATCGCTTTGCCCAGCAGCGCGTGGCGCAGCGGCTCGAGGTATTCGGGGAAGATGGTGATGATGTCCAGGCGTAGCTTAGACATCCAGCAACCCCTCGGGCGGGGTGATCGTGAGCGTTCCTGCTTCGAGGTCGACCTCCGGGACGAAGTCCATGACGAAGGGGACTAACACCTCGCGGCCGCCGTAGTCGATCTCGAGGATCTTGCGGTTGGGGGTGTCCATGATGCCGGAGACCTCGCCGATCTCCTCGCCACCCATGTGCACCTTCAGCCCGATGAGCTCGTGGTCGTAATACTCCTCGTCGTCCTCATCGCGCTCTAGGGGCTCGGCGAAAAACTGCATCCCGCGCAGGGAATCGGCGGCGGTGCGGTCGGGCACCTCCTCGAAGCTCACAAGCAGGCGCTGCTGGTGCGGGCGCAGCGTCTTGATGGTGAGCTCGCGCTCCTTTCCGGCCTGCCTTCCCGTCAGGGAGTTGCCAACGACAAAGCGCTGCTCGGGGGCATCTGTCAACACCTCCACGGCGACTTCCCCCTTGACGCCGTGGGACTTGACCACCTTGCCGATGAGTAACTCCATGGGGTTAGAGACTAGCAGGTCTTTTTCGGGGGCCGAGTTGCTGGCTTCGGGTGCCACGATCGGGTGGGCCGGCCGCAAATCTGGCACTTTCCCAGCTCTTATCCACCCCGCCGACAAAATTTGGCACCGGCACCCCAGGAACGATGACATCAGTGGCACCTCGGCGGCCGGCGACCTGGGAAAAGTGACATCGGTGACATCGAACCTGTCGCCGATGTCACTGGCGCACCCCAAAGAACCCAAAGAACCCAAAAAGCCGCCCGGGGCGAGGTCCCCAGGCGGCGCGACAAGCCGGAAAGGCTTAGTTCTCCTCGGACTCAGACTCCTCGGAAGACTCGGAGGACTCGGAAGCCTCCTCCGAAGCAGCAGCCTCGGCGGCGGCCTTGGCCTCTGCCTCTTCCTTGGCCTTCTTGCGCTTCTCGGTGATCGCCTCGGCGGTCGGGCCGTTGTTGGCCTCCTCGAGCGCCTTGTTGAACAGCTCGAGCTTGGACGGCTTTTCCTCGGCCACCTTGAGGGAGCCCTCGGCGCCTTCGAGGCCCTTGTGCTTCTGCCAGTCGCCGGTGATCTTCAGCAGCGCGAGCACGGGCTCGGTCGGCTGGGCGCCGACGCCAAGCCAGTACTGGGCGCGCTCGGAGTCGATGCGGATGAGCGAGGGCTCTTCCTTCGGGTGGTAGATGCCGATGTTCTCGATGTACTTGCCATCGCGGCGGGTGCGGGCGTCGGCGACGACGACGCGGTACTGAGCGTTGCGGATCTTGCCGAGGCGCTGCAGCTTGATCTTGACAGCCATGGTGTGTCCTTTTCTAGTCACTGGGCAGTTCGGTCACCCGCGACGGTTTCGCGGGCCGGTTCAACCCTTGGGTTTAGGCTGCGTGTGACGTACCGGTCGACCGGGGTCGATCACGGTGTAACGCAGCAAGCGTTGTGCTGTAAACAGCCGTTGAAACTATACCGGGTCGATTGCCGAGAGCGGAAATCCCTGGCGCTACAATAAACGAATCATTGCAAGCGCCGCGATTTTCTAAGGAAAAACCATTAATACGCCCGTGAAGTCACCCCCGCACCGCGCAGACCTCGACGGGCTGCGCGGCCTGGCCATCGCGCTCGTCGTGGTCTTCCACATCTTCGCCGGCCGCGTCTCCGGAGGCGTCGATATCTTCCTCCTGCTGTCGGGCTACTTCTTCCTCGGTTCGCAGCTGCGCTACGCCTCGCGTGTCGACGCCTCCTTTAACCCTTTCTGGCCCATCTGGCGCACCCTGCGACGCCTCGTGCCGGTCCTCGCCGCCGCCATCGCAGCCGTCGTCTCGGTGGCGTATGTCTTCCTGCCGCAGTGGTTTAGGCCGGAGATTTTGCACCAGGCGTCGGCAAGCATTGCCTACGTGCAGAACTGGTCGCTCTACGCGCAGGGCGCGAGCTACGACGTCGCCTCGGACGGCGTGAGCCCGCTGCAGCACCTCTGGTCGATGTCGGTCCAGGGGCAGTTCTACCTCTTTGCCATCGCTTTCTCCCTGCTCCTTGGGCTCGCCTTCCGCCGCCGCCCCCACCTCGTGATGACGGTAGCCGGCCCGATCCTCGCGCTCATCACGGCAGCGTCGTTCGCATTCGCGCTCTTCCTCGGCAGCCGCGACCAGGACCTGAACTACTATTCCACCTACTCGCGCGCCTGGGAGCTCACCTTGGGCGCGGTGCTGGCCATCTACGCCTCCACGCTGCGGATACCGCGCCGCACGCGCGGCGCGGCGATGACCGCTGGGCTATTCATGGTGGCAACCACGGGTCTGCTTTTCGACGGCGCCACTCAGTTCCCCGGCCCGGCCGCCCTCTACCCCATCGGCGCGGCAGCACTGATCATCCTCGCGGGCTCCGCCGATGACGCCGCGGCGCCCGCGAGCGCTGCCGTGCTCACCAACCCGGTGAGCCAGTGGCTCGGGCGCATCTCCTATTCGCTCTACGTGTGGCACTGGCCGATCCTCATCGGGGCCACCATCGTCAGCGGGAGGCAGACCCCCTCGATCGCCCTCGGCCTCGCGGTCCTCGCGCTCTCTCTCCTCGCCGGGCAGGCAAGCTACCTTATCCTCGAGCGCCCGCTGCGGCAGCACCGACGCCGCCCACGCGCGGGCGAGCACCCGCTAAGCGATGCCTGGGCCGCGCTCCGCTCCTCGCTCCAGGCCAGAGTGCGGGCAGCCGGGGGAACAGCTGTGGCGCTGGTGGCTATAGGGCTCCTGGCCTTAAGCCCCTCTGTCACCGCATACCGCGACAGCGCTCTCGCGCAACCGCTCGATCCGGCCCTCTACCCTGGGGCGGGCGCGCTGCACGGCGCCCCTGTGCCCCGCGCGGAGGCGATGCCGAGCCCGCTGATCGTCTCCGAGATGTACCCGGTCGTGGGCGGGCAGGGGTGCATGAGCTTCTACTTCAACGACCCCACGCAGGTCATCACCCACCAATACGACGACCAGGCCATGCCCGAGTGCGTCTACGGCGACCCAGCGGGCGAGACCGTGGTCTACCTCATCGGCGGCTCCCACGCCGAGCAGTGGGCGAGCCCCCTCGATACCATCGGTACGCGCCGCGGCATCAAGGTCATCCCGCTGCTGCGCCAGGGCTGCCCCTTCGCTCTCGGGCCACAGGCGGAAGACTACTCCCCGGAGTGCCGGCGGTTCAACGAGACGGTCATAGGCCACATCGCCGCGAACCCACCGGACGCGGTGGTCTCCACCACGACCCGCCCACTCCCCTTCAACGACGGCCCGGGCAGGCCCGACTACGTGCCCGAGAGCTACGTCGCCGGGTGGGACGCGCTCGCCGAGGCGAACATCCCCTTCTTCGGCCTGCGCGATAGCCCCTGGCACATCGACGAGGCCGGACACCCCATAAGCCCTGTCAGGTGCGTCGTCGAGCTCAAGGACGAGGAGGCCTGCGCGTTGCCGCGGGAGTGGGCCTACGCCCCCGAAGACCCGGCTGCTGAAGTCCTGCGGAGCTACCCGGGGATGATCTCGATCGACACCGCGGACTGGTTTTGCACCCCGGATTCCTGCCCCGCCATCGTGGGAAACATCTACGTCTACCGCGACGACAATCACATCTCCGAATCCTACGCGGCAACGTTGACCGACACCCTTGACCGGGCGCTCATGACGTTCCTCGACACGATCGCCGCCCGCTAGCACATCTCACCACCCCGAGGGTGAGCGGCGCCCCGGCCGGGAGGCGCCTACTTCTTGCCGCGCAGACGCTCCATCGCCGAGTTGAAGTCGAGGTTGTTGAGGTCGAGCCCCTCCATCCCGGGCGGCATCTGCTTTTGCAGCTCCGCCAGATCGGGCATCCCGCCGGGCGCACCGGGCATTCCGGGCATACCGGGGAGCTCGGGCATGCCGGGCAATCCACCCGGCGCCTTCGGCGCCCCGGCTCCGCGCCCCTTCGCGGGCTTGCGCTTGCCGTTTTTGCCCTTGCGCCCCTTCGGTTTCTTCTTCGTCGCGCTGCGCCCGCCGCCGGGGACGCCGGGAAGACCGAACTGGCTAGCCATCTGCCCCATCATCTTCTTCGCCTCGAAGAAGCGCTCGACGAGCTGGTTGACCTCGGCGACGCTCACGCCAGAGCCGTTGGCGATGCGCTTGCGGCGCGAGGCGTTGAGGATCTTGGGATCCTGGCGCTCGGCCGGGGTCATGCCGCGGATGATGGCCTGGATCCGGTCGAGCTGCTTTTCGTCAACCATATCGGCCATCTGGTTCATCTGCTTGCCGCCCGGCATCATCTTGAGCAGGTTGCCAATCGGCCCCATGCGCCGGATCATGAGCAGCTGGTCGAGGAAGTCTTCAAGGGTGAGCTCCCCCGAGCCGAGGCGCTGAGCGGTCTTTTCGGCTTCCTTCTGATCGAAGACCGTCTCCGCCTGCTCGATGAGGGAGAGCAGGTCGCCCATGCCGAGGATCCGGCTGGACATGCGGTCGGGGTGGAAGACGTCGAAATCCTCAAGCTTTTCGCCCGTTGAGGCGAACAGGATCGGCTTGCCGGTGACCTCGCGGATAGAGAGGGCCGCGCCGCCGCGGGCGTCGCCATCGAGCTTGGTCAACACGACGCCGGTGAAATCGACGCCTTCGGCAAAGGCCTGGGCGGTGGCGACGGCGTCTTGGCCGATCATCGCATCGATGACGAACAGGACCTCGTCGGGGTTGACGGCGTCGCGAATGTTGCGCGCCTGCGCCATGAGCGTCTCGTCGATGCCGAGGCGACCGGCGGTATCGATGATGACCACGTCGTTCTTATTCCGCCTGGCGTAGTCTATGCCCTCGCGCGCCACACCCACCGGATCACCGTGGGAGGTGCCCATCTCGTGGTCGAGGGAGTCGATGGAGGTGCCCGGGTCGGGGGCGAAGGTGGGCACGCCGGCCCGCTCGCCGACGATCTTCAACTGGCTCACTGCGCCGGGGCGCTGCAGGTCGCAGGCCACAAGCAGCGGGGTATGGCCCTGCTTGGCCAGGTGCTTGGACAGCTTTCCGGCCAGCGTGGTCTTACCCGCACCCTGGAGGCCGGCGAGCATGATGACGGTGGGCGGGTTCTTGGCCAGGTGAAGCCTGCGGGTCTCACCGCCGAGGATCGCGGTGAGCTCCTCGTCGACGATCTTGATGACCTGCTGTGCCGGGTTGAGCGCGGCGGAGACGTCCGCTCCGAGCGCGCGCTCCTTCACCCGCTTGATAAAGGCGCGAACGACGGTCAGCGAGACGTCGGCCTCGAGCAGAGCGAGGCGGATTTCGCGGGCGGTGGCGTTAATGTCGGCCTCGGTGAGCTTGCCTTTTCCGCGCAGGCCGCCGAGGGCAGTTTGGAGGCGGTCGGACAGTGACTCAAACACTTTAGGGGCACGCTCCTCATCGGGGACAGGGGTTTTAGATATTCTTTCAGCTCGCACTAGCCTAGCGCGCGTGAAGGGGGCGGAGATAAGCGAGCCCGCTTATCTCCGCCCCATCGCCGGGCGCCTACCCCGTAATAGCGGCGTCGTCAGTCTCGCCCGTGCGCACGCGGATGACGCGCTCGACCGAGGTGACCCAGATCTTTCCGTCGCCCACCTCGCCGGTGTAGGCGGCGCGGACGATGGAGTCGAGCGCATCTTCGACCAACTCGTCGCGGACCAAGACCTCGACCTTGGCCTTGGCCACAAACTGCGAGGAGTACTTCGCGCCGCGGTAGTACTCGATGCTGGCGTGCTGCCGGCCGCGGCCCTGCGCGTCGGAGACTGTGATGCCGTTGATGCCCGCGGCCTCGAGGGCCT
Coding sequences within it:
- a CDS encoding YifB family Mg chelatase-like AAA ATPase; the protein is MALASTFAAAIDGVGAQVVRVEANVGPGLPGMHVVGLGDAAVKESRERIRTAVANATLPWPRTKIMVSLSPAHLPKSGSHFDLPIAIAVLASLEPRARAALEKTLLLGELGLGGALRRVEGILPMLAAPGFSTIIVPRANEAEAALVGRGRILVADSLVDVWSWALGTRELSPAAQKAPPQGRDLPDFRDVAGQKEAKHALEVAAAGGHHVFMIGPPGSGKSMLAERLPSILPPMTLEETVEATAIHSLAGVSAGEVVATRPFVSPHPSLTRAALIGGGSGHPRPGAVSLAHHGVLFLDEASEASASTLDALRIPLERRQVVLTRARREVVYPAGFQLILAANPCRCGAERADACRCTPSQRANHLRNISGPLRDRIDISLALASQGSAIGRGDAEPSETIADRVMEARERAAYRWSAAGAEEWVNARVPATLIRRAYPADDSAMALISAYLANGAITQRGVDRVLKLAWTLADLDGAARPDLGHVGAAAELRAPGLGEAAS
- a CDS encoding YraN family protein, which codes for MAHTRYASQKMLGAEGEGFAAGVYVGLGYELIDYGVRTRSGEIDVILRAFDGTYVFLEVKTRRGRRFGTAEAVTPKKLATMRRCAVEWLEGKPFAPARFDVAEVLVTSTGKEIRIFPGVEDGAC
- a CDS encoding DUF2469 domain-containing protein; amino-acid sequence: MSAEDLDNYEAEVELSLYREYRDVVSQFSYVVETDRRFYLANAVELIPHTEGKDVYYEVRMSDCWVWDMYRAVRFVRYVRVITYKDVNIEELDKPDITFPEA
- a CDS encoding ribonuclease HII translates to MRRLKQLRTYEVALDKAGLGPVAGVDEAGRGACFGPVTIAACVLPPRPLKDLEGLTDSKRLTPRRREELFEAICSVALAFSVVHVPAAEIDRRGIQAANLGGARRAVAKLKLAPGYVLVDAFTTPGLTCPQLPIIGGDYTARCIAAASVLAKVSRDRLVVEMAETYPGYGVEKHKGYGTAAHMAAVRRHGASREHRYSYANVRLAHEQYLRS
- the lepB gene encoding signal peptidase I yields the protein MPWYIEIPVVIALTLFFIFIIQTFIGRMYVIPSGSMEPTLHGFHGSGDRVAVEKVSYYFSDPEPGDVVVFKGTDSWNASYVSNRSDNPLVAGLQTVGSWVGLVPPDENNLVKRIIATGGQTVSCQEGDPAVMVDGRPIEQSYTLQPPENPIDPLTGSQACGGAYFGPVTVPEGHYFMMGDNRTNSLDSRAHMGDPLQGTIPKENLRGKVAAIVFPLGRAGGVADPDIQGSQA
- the rplS gene encoding 50S ribosomal protein L19, with translation MSNGIIDLVDAGQLRDDIPDFRPGDTLGVHVKVIEGSVTRTQLFEGFVLRRQGSGIRETFTVRKVSFGIGVERTFPVHSPNIEKIEVLRKGDVRRAKLYYMRNLRGKAARIKERR
- a CDS encoding Tex family protein, producing the protein MTDFAATIATELSVRPAQVGTALQLLAEGNTVPFISRYRKEATGGLDDNQLRHIEQRHAYLVELEQRREAILSAIEEQGALTDELRAAILRAETKARLEDLYLPYKKRRKTKADAAREAGLGELTQLLIDAPSTDPEAAAQRFITDGYADTKAALDGARAILADDIALDADLVGEVRERFYRSGTMRAGVVEGKESEGANFKDYFDFSEPFDSLPSHRILALLRGESEGVLALDFDPGEDELYTGTIAARRGLPLQDSAWLAKAVGWAWRTKLKVSATLDTRMRLKEKADAGALEVFSNNLRDVLLAAPAGERATLALDPGYRNGVKCAVVDSTGKVVDTVVIYPHKPQGRWEEGVDTLAQLAAAHDVELIAVGNGTASRETDKLAGEVADRVAAGGARRPTPVTVSESGASVYSASELAAAEFPELDVSLRSAVSIGRRLQDPLAELVKVDPKSIGVGQYQHDVDQHALATALDAVVEDAVNAVGVDLNTASVPLLERVAGITPTLARNIVDYRDAHGAFTSRKELGKVPRLGPKAFEQAAGFLRIRGGLNPLDASAVHPEAYEVVERIASATGLGARELIGNAAVLRGLDPADFATEIFGVPTVTDIIAELDKPGRDPRPEFKTAAFKEGINEVSDLTPGMILEGTVTNVAAFGAFVDIGVHHDGLVHVSEMSERFVSDPREVVRSGDVVKVRVVDVDTQRHRIGLSLRLDAQARKPARRDNKPGGGSGKPGKKKRPEPGGAMAQALKEAGFGARRPGV
- the trmD gene encoding tRNA (guanosine(37)-N1)-methyltransferase TrmD; the protein is MSKLRLDIITIFPEYLEPLRHALLGKAIEQGILSVGIHNLRDWATGNHKSVDAPPLGGGPGMVMKPEVWGPALDDVAAGRAGYDLESAAPHRNDKARHDDVAKIAPRPYEAAEADRSRPLLLVPTPAGAPFTQADARAWSREEHIVIACGRYEGIDQRVFEDAGNRYRVREVSIGDYVLIGGEVAALVIAEAVTRLVPGVLGNTESHEEDSFSDGLLEGPAYTTPRVWRGIAAPEVLTSGDHGKIERWRREQSLLRTKMVRPELFESAELSPEDLFALNARDIELTLDTRADNKAVRRAFRAAGVEVAGIERTAEGHVRVVGRTDTGQGELQVVVEKLEAR
- the rimM gene encoding ribosome maturation factor RimM (Essential for efficient processing of 16S rRNA) gives rise to the protein MELLIGKVVKSHGVKGEVAVEVLTDAPEQRFVVGNSLTGRQAGKERELTIKTLRPHQQRLLVSFEEVPDRTAADSLRGMQFFAEPLERDEDDEEYYDHELIGLKVHMGGEEIGEVSGIMDTPNRKILEIDYGGREVLVPFVMDFVPEVDLEAGTLTITPPEGLLDV